Part of the Paludisphaera borealis genome, CGACCACGGGGTGCGCCTTGGTTCCCGGAGCGACTCGGCTCTGCATCGCTTGGGAGAAATCGGTCCGGATCGGCCCCGGTTCGACGAGGCAGACGGTCACGCCCAGGCTCGCCAGCTCGCGGCGGAGGGCGTCGTTCCAGTAGGCGAGCCCGGCCTTGGTCGCCCCGTACGCGCCGAGGGCCGAGCTGGCGACGCAGGTGATCGCCGAGCCGATAGTGATGATCGTGCCCCGCCGGGCGATCAGCGAGGCGATCAGATGTCGGGTCAGGACCAGGGGCGCCAGGAAGTTGACGGCCACCTGCTGCTCGATGTCTTCCACCGGCGCGTCGGCGAAAAGCGTCGGCAGGCCGAGCCCCGCGTTGTTGATGAGGACGTCGACCCCGCCGAACCGGTCGATCGTCTCGCGAGCCACGCGTTCGCAGGCGACGGGCTCGGAAAGGTCGGCGGCGATCGTCAGGA contains:
- a CDS encoding SDR family NAD(P)-dependent oxidoreductase; this translates as MTDASSARPKGRTILITGASAGLGAALARAIVDQCKAAALVLVARRADRLDALAADLKKLAPRLEVLTIAADLSEPVACERVARETIDRFGGVDVLINNAGLGLPTLFADAPVEDIEQQVAVNFLAPLVLTRHLIASLIARRGTIITIGSAITCVASSALGAYGATKAGLAYWNDALRRELASLGVTVCLVEPGPIRTDFSQAMQSRVAPGTKAHPVVETPSSWMTADVDDVARRVVGLIDHPQRRLSVRRRLVWPFRALGVLGRMFPALGDWVVARIFQVDHAQASSTEASA